The stretch of DNA CGATCGGAAGGCCTGTAAGAGAGTTTTTAAAGGTCTGCTCAAAACCAAGGAATTTCAGGATACCCTGATTTACAGAAGGATGGAATCTTAAGCCGCCTTTGTATGGTCCGATGGCGCTGTTGAACTGAACACGATATCCCTTGTTAACCTGTACAGTTCCGTTATCATCGATCCACGGTACTTTGAAGGAGATGATCCTCTCTGGCTCTACAAGACGCTCAAGGATGGAAAGTTTACGATACTCTTCCTCATTTTTGTCAATTACGACTTTAAGGGAATCGAGAACTTCCTTAACTGCCTGATGGAATTCTGGCTCGCCAGGATTCTGTGCTACAACTCTTTCATAAACTTCTTCTGTGTAAGACATTGTTGTTTCCTCCTCATCACATATTAAATTGCGTTGAAAACTAAATTCGAGTGCTATTATACATTAACATGCTAAAAAAGGGAAGTGCTAAATTTGATTTTTTTAAATTTTTATTTCTTGCGTTGAAAGCCTAAATGTGAGATGATATAGAATAAATATTTTTTGACTATGAAATTAAAATGGTTAAATAATAGTGAAAATTAGAAGAGGAGTGGTTTTTATGAGAACATTCGGGAAATCATCAAAGCTTGACAACGTGCTGTACGATGTGCGCGGACCGGTTGTGGATGAGGCTGCCAGAATGGAAGAAGATGGAATGGAGATTCTGAAGCTGAATATTGGTAATCCGTATCCATTTGGGTTTTCAGCACCTCAGGAAGTGATCCTGGATATGCTGAGTAATGTTCGTACTTCCCAGGGATATTCCGATTCCAAGGGCATTTTTTCTGCAAGAAAAGCGATCATGCAGTATGCACAGCTTCGCGGGATCCCGGGAGTTACCATTAATGATATTTATACGGGAAATGGTGTCAGTGAACTGATCAACCTCTGTATGCAGGCGCTGCTTGATAACGGGGATGAGATCCTGATCCCGGCTCCGGATTATCCGCTGTGGACAGCTACTGCAACACTGGCAGGCGGAAATGTAGTTCATTATATCTGTGACGAACAGTCTGACTGGTATCCGGATATTGAGGATATCAAGAGCAAGATCACACCAAGGACCAAGGCGATCGTTATCATCAATCCCAATAACCCTACAGGTGCAGTATATCCGAAGGAGATCCTGGAACAGATTGCAGACATTGCAAGAGAAAATGAGCTGATCATCTTTTCTGATGAGATCTATGACCGTCTTGTTATGGATGGATATAAACATACATCGATTGCATCCCTTGCACCCGATGTGTTCTGTGTAACATTTTCAGGATTGTCCAAGTCTCATATGATCGCAGGTTTCCGCATCGGATGGATGATTTTAAGTGGTGCAAAAAGTAAGGCGAAGGGTTATATAGAGGGAATCAATATGCTCTCTTCCATGCGTCTCTGTTCAAATGTTCCGGCACAGTCCATTGTACAGACTGCACTTGGCGGATATCAGAGTGTCAATGAATATACGCAGCCGGGCGGACGTGTTTATGAGCAGAGAGACTTTATTTACAAGGCACTGAATGATATTCCGGGAATTTCCGTTGTAAAACCACATGCGGCATTTTATATATTCCCGAAGATCGATACTGAGAAATTCAATATTTTCAATGATGAACAGTTTGCTTTGGATTTTCTTCATGAGAAACAGGTGCTTGTTGTTCCGGGCAAGGGATTCAACTGGAACCAGCCGGATCACTTCCGTATTGTTTATCTGCCGGATATCCGCCAGCTTGACAAGGCAATGAAGAAGATGAAAGAGTTCTTTGCTACATATAAGCAGGGCTGATCGCAGATAGACAAGAAGAGATTTGCGATCCGCATTCGCTGCCTGCTCATAACCGATAAACTGTAAAGCAGGTATTCGGTTATATTTTCGGCATAGACCGGAACCGAAAAAAATGTTATAATATATCTGAAATATCCCGGCCAGCTACGCCGGGATATACAAATAAGACCAGAATTGCTTGAGAGGGGAATGAGGAGGGACCGTTATCGAACAGCAATAAAACAGAAATCGAAAGGGGAAATAACTGATGAGCAAATTCAACATGAAAGTGACACCTGAGATTGAGAAACTTACCCAGATCTGTCGTGAGAATGACAAACTGGATCTGTCTTTATATGGTAAATACGATGTCAAGCGAGGCTTGCGTGACCTGAATGGAAAGGGTGTCCTTGCAGGACTGACCCAGATCTCCAATGTCCAGGCAACGAAGATCGTGGACGGAAAAGAGGTTCCCTGCGCAGGTAAGCTTTCTTATCGCGGGTATGACATTAAGGATCTGACAAATGGTTTTATCAATGACCGGCGCTTCGGCTTTGAGGAAGTAACCTATCTGCTTCTTTTCGGAAAGCTTCCGGATCAGGAAGAACTGAATGGATTTTCCGGGATTCTTGCGAACCAGCGTATGCTTCCGCGGAATTTTGTAAGGGATGTCATTATGAAGGCACCATCCAGAGATATTATGAACGCTCTGTCAAGAAGCGTGCTGACACTTTATTCCTACGACAAAGACCCGGATAATATTGAACTGGAGAATGTGCTCCGTCAGTGTATCAACCTGATCAGTGTTTTCCCGCTGTTATCTGTTTATGCATATCAGGCCTATAACCACTATGAGAGAGGCGAGAGTCTTTATATCCATCAGCCTAAAAAGGAGCTTTCCACAGCTGAGAATATCCTGCGTCTGTTAAGACCGGATAAGAAGTATACGGCACTGGAGGCAGAGATCCTTGATATTGCTCTGATCCTTCATATGGAGCATGGCGGTGGTAATAACTCTACTTTTACTACACATGTGGTTTCCTCTTCCGGGACAGATACGTATTCTGCGATCGCGGCAGCACTAGGTTCTCTGAAAGGCCCGAAACACGGCGGTGCCAACATCAAAGTCGTAAAAATGTTTAACGATATGCGTAAACATGTACATGACTACAGTGATGAAGAGGAGATCAGTGCATACCTTAAGAAGCTTCTTCATAAAGAGGCCTTTGATAAACGTGGACTGATCTATGGTATGGGACATGCGATCTATTCTGTTTCAGATCCACGTGCAGAAGTCTTTAAAGGCTATGTGGAACAGCTTGCAAGAGAAAAGGGCAGAATGAAGGATTATCAGCTGTATGCTGCAGTAGAGCGTCTTGCACCAAAGGTTATCGCAGAGGAGCGTAAGATCTATAAGGGTGTCAGTGCCAATGTGGATTTTTACAGCGGATTTGTTTACAGCATGCTGGATCTGCCGCTGGAGCTTTACACACCGATGTTTGCTATTGCACGTATCGTAGGCTGGAGCGCACATCGTATGGAAGAGCTTATCAATGTGGATAAGATCATCCGTCCCGCATATAAGAATGTCCTTCCGGAAGCAGAGTATATTCCTCTTTGCGAGCGATAGGAAAGGACTGAGGTGGAATAGATGTTCAGATGCTTTTTTCCGGATGAATATCTGGATTCTGCGTATGGGATCGATTATGAGAAGCTTTACAGAGAAGGATACAGAGGGCTGCTCTTTGATATCGATAATACCATTGTTCCCCACGGGGCACCGGCAGATGACCGGGCAAAGAAACTGTTTGAAAAGCTGAGGGCTCTCGGGTTTCGATACTGTTTTGTATCCAATAACCAGAAACCTCGTGTGGAGCCCTTTGCCAAAGCAGTAGAGGGGGATTTTATAGAAAATGCCCATAAACCGGCTGTGAAAAATTATAAAAAAGCCTGCCAGGTGATCGGAATCGATCTTGACAGGACGATCTTTATAGGAGATCAGTTGTTTACGGATATTTATGGAGCAAAGAGAGCAGGGATCCGGACGATCCTTGTGAAACCGATTCATCCAAAAGAGGAGATCCAGATCGTACTGAAGCGATATCTGGAAAAAATAGTATTACATTTTTACCAAAAAGAGGAGGGAAAGAATTCATGAACCATATTGTAATCATCGGCTTTATGGGTTCAGGAAAGACACGAGTTGGAAAGAGACTGGCGAAGGACCTGGGGCTTCCGTTTATTGACGTGGACAGACTGATCGTGAAAAAAATGAACATGTCAGTAAAGGAGGTATTTGAACGCTTTGGAGAAGCATTTTACCGTGCGCTGGAGACTATGGCAGTCAAGGAACTGTCCACAGACAGCGAACGGAAGGTAATCTCTGTAAGTGCGGGATTGCCTCTTCAGGAGCAGAACCAGAAATATCTCCAGAGTATGGGAACGATCATCTATCTGAAGGGATCTGCTGCAACGTTGATCAAACGTCTGGAAGGAAGTAACAATCCCACATTGGAAGGAACTGAGAATAAAGAAGAGAAGATCAAGAAACTTCTGAAACAGAGAGATCCGGTTTATGAGAAGTTTGCGGACATTAAAGTTGTCACAGGAGTGAAGCCTTTTGATGAGCTGATCGCAGAAATTGAAGAAAAATTGAAGGCTTAAACAAAAAAACAGTTGAAAAATGGCAAAAGGTATTATAGAATAATCCATAGCGAAAAAGAACCGCATATATTAAGGAGGAAATATTTATGATTTCAGCAGGTGATTTCAAAAATGGTATCACACTTGAAATTGATGGAAACGTATGTCAGATCGTTGAATTCCAGCATGTAAAACCAGGAAAAGGCGCAGCCTTTGTAAGAACAAAATACAAGAACATTATCACAGGCTCTGTAGTAGAGAAATCCTTCCGTCCTACAGAGAAATTCCCGGCAGCACGTATTGAGCGTGTAGATATGCAGTATCTGTATCAGGATGGTGGTTTATACTACTTCATGAATACAGAGACATATGATCAGGTTGGTCTTACAGAGGAGCAGGTTGGCGATTCTCTGAAATTTGTTAAGGATAATGAGATGGTTAAGGTTTGCTCTCATAACGGAGAGGTATTCGCAATCGAGCCACCTCTTTTTGTAGAGCTTGAGGTTATTGAGACAGAGCCAGGATTCGCAGGAAATACAGCACAGGGTGCTACCAAACCGGCAACTGTTGAGACAGGTGCACAGGTTCAGGTTCCTCTGTTCGTAAACCAGGGCGACAAACTGAAGATCGATACAAGAACAGGTGAGTATCTCTCACGTGTATAATGCAGCAAAAAACCCGCGTAAGCGGGTTTTTTTGTGCCATAAAATTAAAAGATCATTTTGACAGTATTTAAAATACCAAAGTTTGAATGCATATTCCAGACTGTACAGGTAAGAAAAAACTGTACAGTCTGGACTTTTTTTGAAATATCCTTGACACGAAAAATCATTCTGGTATAATTAAACCCAGTCAAAAAACTGACTAAGAAGTTCGTCTGTCCACCAGAGGTGACCGGGAATGATCCGGTCACAGAAGTCTTTTAAGGGCTTGTACTGGTTTCGACGGGGGCTTTGAAGTTAGGGAAGCCATCCGCAGACTCCTGGACTGCGTACCAACCGGGAACTAAATATAAACGCAGACGAAAAGTTAGCGTTAGCAGCCTAAGCTGCTCGTCAGCCCCGTTGCACTCACACATCGGGAATCTGGCGTCGACCATGTGAGAAACCTTGCCGGGTAAGCTTTGCCCCGGTAGATGTATCATGAAGCTACTGAAGCAGTAAGCCTGTCGGTGGGCGTATTGCCGAGGGAATGTTAAATCAGCGACTGTGATGGGAGATGCCTTAAGGGATAGGCTTTCGGACAGGGGTTCGATTCCCCTCAGGTCCATTTATGGAACGTCCCGGAAAGACAGCATTTATGCGGCTTTCCGGGAATTTTTTTTACTTTCTTTATTACTCGTGGATATCAGGAAATTCTTCGCAGATACAGAAAGCGATGGTGATAGAATGAAAAAAACTCTGCTTAACAGAAAAAAGCAGAATAAGAAAGCTGATTATTATGATTATAATCTGGTAGCTGTTATTGTACTGCTGGTGTGCTTTGGACTGGTCATGCTTTACAGCACCAGTTCATATATGGCAGAAGTGAATTATGGCAACGATATGTTTTATTTTAAGAAACAGGCACTGATCAGTGCAGCATGTCTGATCGGAGCGTTATTTATTTCAAAAATACTGGATTATCATATCCTTCTTCCTTTTACAACTGCGTTGTATGTGGCTTCGCTGATCCTTATGGGACTTGTGCGGACTCCGCTGGGACATTCCTCTCATGGTGCTACCAGATGGCTGTATATCGGACCGATCAACTTCCAGCCTGCCGAGCTGGCAAAGATCGCAGTTATTATCATGATGGCTTACATGATCGGAAAAATGGGACGAAAGGTAAAGACTTTAAAGAGCTGTATGATCCTGGGACTTCCGGGAGCAGGACTTGCGCTTGCGGCTTATATACTTACAGATAATCTGAGTACAGCCATGATCATTCTGGGAATAACAGTTGGAATGGTGTTTGTGGCACATCCGGATATGCGTCCGTTTATTGCTGTGGCAGCGGCAGGAGTGATCCTTATTGTGATCGGAGTACTTTTTCTGGTTGCGACGACCAGGGACAGTGACAGCTTCCGTGTTATGCGAGTACTTGTATGGCTTCAGCCTGAGAAATATTCCGATGAAGGCGGTTATCAGACGCTGCAGGCATTGTATGCCATTGGCTCCGGAGGGCTTTTTGGCCGCGGGCTTGGAAATAGTATCCAGAAGCTTGGAAGTGTTCCGGAAGCACAA from Blautia sp. SC05B48 encodes:
- a CDS encoding aminotransferase class I/II-fold pyridoxal phosphate-dependent enzyme — protein: MRTFGKSSKLDNVLYDVRGPVVDEAARMEEDGMEILKLNIGNPYPFGFSAPQEVILDMLSNVRTSQGYSDSKGIFSARKAIMQYAQLRGIPGVTINDIYTGNGVSELINLCMQALLDNGDEILIPAPDYPLWTATATLAGGNVVHYICDEQSDWYPDIEDIKSKITPRTKAIVIINPNNPTGAVYPKEILEQIADIARENELIIFSDEIYDRLVMDGYKHTSIASLAPDVFCVTFSGLSKSHMIAGFRIGWMILSGAKSKAKGYIEGINMLSSMRLCSNVPAQSIVQTALGGYQSVNEYTQPGGRVYEQRDFIYKALNDIPGISVVKPHAAFYIFPKIDTEKFNIFNDEQFALDFLHEKQVLVVPGKGFNWNQPDHFRIVYLPDIRQLDKAMKKMKEFFATYKQG
- a CDS encoding citrate/2-methylcitrate synthase — protein: MSKFNMKVTPEIEKLTQICRENDKLDLSLYGKYDVKRGLRDLNGKGVLAGLTQISNVQATKIVDGKEVPCAGKLSYRGYDIKDLTNGFINDRRFGFEEVTYLLLFGKLPDQEELNGFSGILANQRMLPRNFVRDVIMKAPSRDIMNALSRSVLTLYSYDKDPDNIELENVLRQCINLISVFPLLSVYAYQAYNHYERGESLYIHQPKKELSTAENILRLLRPDKKYTALEAEILDIALILHMEHGGGNNSTFTTHVVSSSGTDTYSAIAAALGSLKGPKHGGANIKVVKMFNDMRKHVHDYSDEEEISAYLKKLLHKEAFDKRGLIYGMGHAIYSVSDPRAEVFKGYVEQLAREKGRMKDYQLYAAVERLAPKVIAEERKIYKGVSANVDFYSGFVYSMLDLPLELYTPMFAIARIVGWSAHRMEELINVDKIIRPAYKNVLPEAEYIPLCER
- a CDS encoding YqeG family HAD IIIA-type phosphatase, whose product is MFRCFFPDEYLDSAYGIDYEKLYREGYRGLLFDIDNTIVPHGAPADDRAKKLFEKLRALGFRYCFVSNNQKPRVEPFAKAVEGDFIENAHKPAVKNYKKACQVIGIDLDRTIFIGDQLFTDIYGAKRAGIRTILVKPIHPKEEIQIVLKRYLEKIVLHFYQKEEGKNS
- a CDS encoding shikimate kinase; translation: MNHIVIIGFMGSGKTRVGKRLAKDLGLPFIDVDRLIVKKMNMSVKEVFERFGEAFYRALETMAVKELSTDSERKVISVSAGLPLQEQNQKYLQSMGTIIYLKGSAATLIKRLEGSNNPTLEGTENKEEKIKKLLKQRDPVYEKFADIKVVTGVKPFDELIAEIEEKLKA
- the efp gene encoding elongation factor P, producing MISAGDFKNGITLEIDGNVCQIVEFQHVKPGKGAAFVRTKYKNIITGSVVEKSFRPTEKFPAARIERVDMQYLYQDGGLYYFMNTETYDQVGLTEEQVGDSLKFVKDNEMVKVCSHNGEVFAIEPPLFVELEVIETEPGFAGNTAQGATKPATVETGAQVQVPLFVNQGDKLKIDTRTGEYLSRV
- a CDS encoding FtsW/RodA/SpoVE family cell cycle protein, translated to MKKTLLNRKKQNKKADYYDYNLVAVIVLLVCFGLVMLYSTSSYMAEVNYGNDMFYFKKQALISAACLIGALFISKILDYHILLPFTTALYVASLILMGLVRTPLGHSSHGATRWLYIGPINFQPAELAKIAVIIMMAYMIGKMGRKVKTLKSCMILGLPGAGLALAAYILTDNLSTAMIILGITVGMVFVAHPDMRPFIAVAAAGVILIVIGVLFLVATTRDSDSFRVMRVLVWLQPEKYSDEGGYQTLQALYAIGSGGLFGRGLGNSIQKLGSVPEAQNDMIFSIICEELGIFGGIFVLALFGYLLYRLFFIAQNAPDLFGSLIVTGIFIHIALQVILNIAVVLNLLPNTGVTLPFISYGGTSIVFLMLEMAIALSVARQIKFQE